One stretch of Arachis hypogaea cultivar Tifrunner chromosome 20, arahy.Tifrunner.gnm2.J5K5, whole genome shotgun sequence DNA includes these proteins:
- the LOC112785102 gene encoding pentatricopeptide repeat-containing protein At1g74600, chloroplastic translates to MVALSAPRMILMNSLLTQSFHKTSSRLACQFTTSLGFIESPFVRYVKHEDNYNFSSPFESLPAYKNSGQHTAWNSKFMHAHLIKTCDLQSDIFAVNSLLDFHCKSADMVVARKLFDSIPIPNDVSWNIMISGYRHNSMFENSWEMFSRMHSVGADPNEFSYWSVLSACDALQGPLFGEQVFSLVLKNGFLSSGFVQTQMLQTFSKFHGFKEALRFFNYLSCTNVACWNTIISGAVKTGESCVALNLFRQMLRAYLMPNSYTFPSVLTACCILKDMQMGKVVHGCVVKCCATDIFVKTAIVDFYAKFRCMDEAFREFSHMSVHNVVSWTAIISGFVQDNDIFSALKLFKDMRQIGQEINSYTLTSVLSACAKPGMIDLAVQIHSLILKLGFYLYLNVGAALINMYAKMGEVELSELAFNEMENKKDQSTWAAILSSFAQNQKSRRVVELFRVMLREGVKPNEYCISSVLSIISCLTLVTQMHSYTLRSGFVTEASVGCSLFTIYSKCGNLEESYKVFLQVPVKDNVSWTSMISGLAEHGYAEQALQLFRDMIYQKILPDHVVLIPTLSACSTLQSLQMGKEIHGYAFRLGIGKNSAFCGALVNMYSKCGSLNLARTVFDMLPEKDAFACSSMVAGYAQRGLIEKAFLLFREMLFADVSVDSSVISSILGAAAISYQSEIGTQLHAYVQKLGLQANVYIGSSLMTMYSKCGSILECQKAFDDAEKPDVIGWTSMIVSYAYHGKGVEALEAYELMRKDGVKPDAVTFVGILSACSHSGLVEEAFFYLNSMLKDYGITPGHRHYTCIVDVLGRSGRVREAESFINEMPIEADALIWETLLAACKVHGDFELGKVAAKKVMEFISSDAGAYVCLSNICADVGQWEEVAKIRSSLNWTGMKKESGWSLM, encoded by the coding sequence ATGGTAGCATTATCTGCCCCTCGTATGATTCTTATGAATTCTCTACTTACTCAAAGCTTCCACAAAACAAGCTCACGACTTGCTTGCCAATTCACCACTTCGCTCGGTTTCATTGAAAGCCCATTTGTTCGTTATGTTAaacatgaagacaattataattTTTCAAGTCCTTTTGAGTCCCTACCTGCTTACAAGAATTCAGGTCAGCACACTGCTTGGAACTCAAAATTCATGCATGCCCATTTGATTAAAACTTGTGATTTGCAGTCTGATATCTTCGCTGTGAATTCTTTGCTTGATTTTCACTGCAAATCTGCTGACATGGTTGTTGCCCGCAAGCTGTTTGATTCAATTCCTATTCCAAATGATGTTTCGTGGAACATCATGATATCTGGTTATAGGCATAATTCAATGTTTGAGAATTCGTGGGAGATGTTTAGTAGGATGCATTCGGTTGGTGCCGATCCTAATGAGTTTAGCTATTGGAGTGTTCTTTCGGCTTGTGATGCTCTGCAAGGTCCTTTATTTGGTGAGCAAGTTTTTTCACTTGTTTTGAAAAATGGGTTCCTTTCCAGTGGTTTTGTTCAGACTCAAATGTTACAAACGTTTTCCAAATTCCATGGCTTTAAGGAGGCTCTTAGgttttttaattatctttcatGCACTAATGTGGCATGTTGGAATACTATTATTTCTGGGGCAGTTAAAACTGGAGAAAGCTGCGTTGCTTTGAATTTGTTTCGCCAAATGTTGCGAGCATATCTGATGCCAAATAGTTATACATTTCCAAGCGTCTTAACAGCATGTTGTATCCTTAAAGATATGCAGATGGGTAAAGTTGTTCATGGTTGTGTTGTCAAATGTTGTGCAACTGATATCTTTGTCAAGACTGCTATTGTTGATTTTTATGCCAAATTTAGGTGTATGGATGAAGCTTTTAGAGAATTCTCACATATGTCAGTCCATAATGTGGTTTCTTGGACTGCAATAATTTCTGGGTTTGTGCAAGACAATGATATTTTTTCTGCATTAAAGCTTTTCAAAGATATGAGGCAAATAGGGCAGGAGATAAATAGCTATACCCTTACGAGTGTGCTTTCTGCATGTGCAAAACCTGGGATGATTGATCTGGCAGTCCAAATTCATTCCCTGATATTAAAATTAGGGTTCTATTTGTACCTTAATGTTGGGGCTGCTTTGATCAACATGTATGCAAAAATGGGAGAAGTTGAACTATCAGAATTAGCCTTCAATGAGATGGAAAATAAGAAGGATCAGAGCACATGGGCAGCCATCCTGTCATCTTTTGCACAGAACCAAAAGTCTAGGAGGGTGGTTGAGTTATTCCGGGTAATGTTAAGAGAAGGAGTGAAACCTAATGAGTATTGTATTAGTAGTGTGTTAAGTATTATTAGCTGCTTAACTTTAGTGACACAGATGCATAGTTACACTTTAAGGTCTGGGTTCGTGACTGAAGCTTCGGTCGGCTGTTCCCTTTTCACAATATATTCAAAGTGTGGCAATTTGGAGGAGTCTTATAAAGTTTTTCTGCAAGTTCCGGTAAAAGACAATGtctcgtggacctccatgatttCTGGTTTGGCAGAGCATGGATATGCAGAGCAAGCTCTTCAGCTGTTTAGAGATATGATATATCAAAAAATTCTCCCCGATCATGTGGTCTTAATACCAACTCTATCTGCTTGTTCCACTCTTCAGTCCTTGCAGATGGGTAAAGAAATTCATGGTTATGCTTTTCGTTTAGGAATAGGAAAAAACTCAGCCTTTTGTGGAGCATTGGTAAATATGTATTCAAAGTGTGGAAGCTTGAATTTGGCAAGGACAGTGTTTGATATGCTACCCGAAAAGGATGCATTTGCATGCTCTTCGATGGTTGCAGGATATGCCCAAAGGGGCCTAATTGAAAAGGCATTTTTGTTATTCCGTGAGATGCTCTTCGCTGATGTATCAGTGGACTCTTCCGTAATTTCATCCATTCTCGGAGCTGCTGCAATTTCGTATCAATCAGAAATCGGAACTCAATTGCATGCCTACGTCCAAAAATTGGGTTTACAAGCAAATGTTTATATTGGAAGTTCGCTAATGACAATGTATTCAAAATGTGGAAGTATTTTAGAATGCCAAAAGGCGTTTGATGATGCTGAGAAGCCAGATGTAATAGGTTGGACATCCATGATTGTGAGCTATGCTTATCATGGTAAAGGCGTAGAGGCCTTAGAAGCTTATGAACTAATGAGAAAAGATGGAGTAAAACCTGATGCAGTAACATTTGTTGGGATTCTATCAGCTTGTAGCCATAGTGGGCTGGTTGAGGAAGCCTTCTTCTATCTTAATTCAATGCTCAAAGACTACGGCATTACACCTGGTCATCGACATTACACTTGTATTGTCGATGTGCTAGGCCGATCCGGCAGAGTCCGAGAGGCTGAAAGTTTCATAAATGAGATGCCTATTGAAGCTGATGCTTTAATATGGGAAACTCTGCTTGCTGCTTGCAAAGTCCATGGTGATTTTGAGCTTGGAAAGGTAGCAGCCAAAAAGGTTATGGAGTTCATATCAAGTGATGCTGGAGCTTATGTTTGTCTCTCTAATATTTGCGCAGATGTAGGACAGTGGGAAGAAGTGGCCAAGATTAGGAGCTCGTTGAATTGGACTGGGATGAAGAAAGAGTCTGGTTGGAGCCTCATGTGA